From the genome of Adhaeribacter pallidiroseus:
GCGCACCCTTGTCATCCGAGTGTTTTTAACTGGGAACCTACCGAAGAAGCTTTCCGTGATTTTTACGGTGGAATTACGGCAAAACAGTCGATAGTAGTGGCTTTAATGCACGGTTCCGAAGCGCATTACCAGCTTGGTGAAAAAGTGGCGCAGGATATGTACCAACCTATCAAAGATACCCACCGGATTACCCTGGAACAAATGGCCATACTGGAGCCCGCCATGGTAGAAACCCTGGCTCAAACTTGTATGGAAGTAGTAAAAGAAGGCTACGACCGCATTGTGCAATTAGGCGTGCCGGAACCAGCGGCCCGCGATTTTGTGCTGGGTCATTTACGCATTCAAATTGCCGTATTGTTTAAAGAAGTAAACGGTACCTTTTCGGATGCCGCTTATAAGATCAGCAAGCGCGCTAAACCTATTTTGTTCCGGGATAATTGGCAAAATATTTTCGAGATGGATGATATCCGGGAACAGGTAAAAGATATTACCACGAAGTAAAATCATCTTACTACCAATAACCCTATTTGCTTGCTAGCCATAAGTCTGGATGAATGACAATAAACCTCTATCCTGGGCAATAGAGGTTTATTATCTTACATCTTACCAAAAAATAAAATTCGGTAGTTTAGCTGCTTTACTGAATGTTTTATAGGTTAGCGTACTCGACCGTATCTCGGCCCTTAATTATTTTAGCTAACCGGAGAAAAAAATCCGGGATAAATACGTATAATCCAATTTATAAAAAAAGGCTTTGCTGGTAAATAATAAAGAAAATCAATTCTGTTATCCGGATAAATACGGAAAACAGAATCTTAAACTGAAACCTGGATCATAAACTTTACCGCGTTAACGACGTTTAGGAAATCATCATTTTGTTCTAATTTTCTAACCCGTTAACTGTTAAACTATGATCTTAAAAATGGACCGGCTGCCTATTGAGCTGCCTACCCCCAACAATCCCTCGCCCAATGATGCAGCGGCGGTACAAGAATTACTCGGTGGCAAATTTGGCGAAATGTCAACGTTAATGAATTACACTTTCCAATCGTTTAATTTCCGGGGCCGGAAACGCCTGCGTCCATTTTACGATTTAATTTGCAGCATTGCCGGCGAAGAGTACGGACATATTGAAGCCGTTAGTTATGCCATCAACTT
Proteins encoded in this window:
- a CDS encoding phosphogluconate dehydrogenase C-terminal domain-containing protein encodes the protein MAKITLVGAGGKMGCRLTDNFQNCSQYLLDYLEVSPQGIENLKKRGVTVSTQEKSVPEADVVILAVPDVAIGAISEEIIPQMKPGALVMTLDPAAPLDGVIYHRDDLGYVIAHPCHPSVFNWEPTEEAFRDFYGGITAKQSIVVALMHGSEAHYQLGEKVAQDMYQPIKDTHRITLEQMAILEPAMVETLAQTCMEVVKEGYDRIVQLGVPEPAARDFVLGHLRIQIAVLFKEVNGTFSDAAYKISKRAKPILFRDNWQNIFEMDDIREQVKDITTK